The Sulfurimonas sp. genome includes the window CAAAACAACAATCGATGCACATATTAAAAGTTTTGATGAACTAAAAGTTCAAGTAGATAGACTAAAAAAACTTGGTAAAAAGATAGTATTTACAAATGGTTGTTTTGACATACTTCATCGTGGTCATGTAAGTTACTTGGATATTGCAAAATCATACGGAGATGTTTTAATACTTGGGCTTAACTCAGATGCTAGTGTTAGAAAACTAAAAGGTGAATCGCGTCCTATAAACTCAGAAGAAGATCGTGCGTTTGTTCTTTCAGCACTTGAGAGTGTAGATTTTGTAACGGTTTTTAGCGATGAAACTCCTTATGATCTTATTAAAATGGTTGAACCAGACATTCTTGTTAAAGGCGGTGACTACGAAGGAAAAGAAGTTGTCGGAAGTGATATAGCACGCGAAGTAAAACTTGTTCAGTTTGTGGATGGAAAAAGTACCACTAAGACAATAGAGAAAATACAAACTTGTGATTGTTAAGAGGGTATTTTGAAAATATTTATTGAGATCCCTACGTGGCTTGGCGATGCAGTTATGACGACTCCGGCTATAGAGAACTTAGTTAAAACATATCCTGATGCAAAACTAACTATATACGGCTCGTACGTTTCTACAAGACTATTTTTACACCATCCAAATGTTGAGAAGATTTATATAGATGAATCAAAAAAAGAGGGATTCAGGTATATAAATCTCTATCGTGATGCAAAAAAAGCTGGTTCATTCGATATAGCTCTGAGTTTTAGAAAAAATTTTACTACTCAGTATCTACTTTTCTTTTTAGGTGTTAAAAAAAGATATATTTACAAAAGATATACAAAAAAAGAGATCCATCAAGCTATTCGTTACAACGATTTTATAAATAAAAGTTTTGACATTAAAACCTCACCTGATAAATTAACAATTTATGGATACAAAGGTGAAAAAAAATCAGACAAAATGCTTCTTGGTTTAAATCCAGGTGCTACATACGGAAGTGCAAAGCGTTGGTATCCTGAAGAATTTGCAAAAGTCGCCATAGAGATGTCAAAAGATTATGACATAGTAATTTTTGGCGGACCAAATGAGGATGAGATCGCAGCAGATATTGAAAAACTGCTTGTAGAAGCTGGTGTGAAAAACTATCAGAATTTAGCAGCTAAAACAAGTGTTGAAGAGTTGATCAGTGGTATTGCAAGTTTAGATCTATTTGTAACAAACGATTCCGGCCCTATGCACCTTGCAGCTGCATTTCAAATTCCGACAGTAGCTATATTCGGACCTACAAAATATACTGAGACAAATCAGTGGATGAATGAAAAAGGTGTTATAGTTACAAAAGATCTAGAATGTGCACCATGCATGAAAAGAACATGCCCCTTAGGACATCATGATTGTATGAAGCTTATAAAAGCTGAGGATGTGCTAGAGAAAATCAAAGAAGTTCTTTAGCAATACCGCATATCTCTTTAACC containing:
- the waaF gene encoding lipopolysaccharide heptosyltransferase II — encoded protein: MKIFIEIPTWLGDAVMTTPAIENLVKTYPDAKLTIYGSYVSTRLFLHHPNVEKIYIDESKKEGFRYINLYRDAKKAGSFDIALSFRKNFTTQYLLFFLGVKKRYIYKRYTKKEIHQAIRYNDFINKSFDIKTSPDKLTIYGYKGEKKSDKMLLGLNPGATYGSAKRWYPEEFAKVAIEMSKDYDIVIFGGPNEDEIAADIEKLLVEAGVKNYQNLAAKTSVEELISGIASLDLFVTNDSGPMHLAAAFQIPTVAIFGPTKYTETNQWMNEKGVIVTKDLECAPCMKRTCPLGHHDCMKLIKAEDVLEKIKEVL